The following proteins are encoded in a genomic region of Chaetodon auriga isolate fChaAug3 chromosome 8, fChaAug3.hap1, whole genome shotgun sequence:
- the slc52a3-2b gene encoding solute carrier family 52, riboflavin transporter, member 3-B, giving the protein MSLLTHVLACLFGMGSWVAINGMWVELPLVVPEIPEGWYLPSYLTVLIQMANIGPLFVTLMHRFRPGLLDERPVIYCIVGLGIIATFLLAFFWRHTVTIGGSSHSVPLLLLSFLLSVVDCTSSVTFLPFMMRLRPQYLTTYFVGEGLSGLVPALVALIQGVGVVHCQNATLAGTVNKTADNATLDGSAMLKAVYQPAKFSAQVFFLFLSAMMVVCLVAFILLNHHPAVARERNNDLYFSGDLAPGKREQGLSLHAQTPEQKPMISPLEAVRREPRSSFGRGTYSNLEVLFIFISLAWVNALTNAVLPSVQSYSCLPYGNKAYHLAATMAAVANPVACFIAMFMPIRSLIFMGFLTIIGTGFGAYIMAMAALSPCPLLVHSAYGTAVIVLTWILFVLTLSYVKVIIGVILRDEGHSALVWCGAVVQLGSMVGAISMFPLVSVYGLFKSGDACNTKCPM; this is encoded by the exons ATGTCGCTGCTGACTCACGTGCTGGCATGCCTATTTGGTATGGGCTCCTGGGTGGCGATCAACGGGATGTGGGTGGAGCTCCCCCTGGTCGTCCCGGAGATCCCAGAGGGCTGGTATCTGCCATCCTACCTCACAGTCCTCATCCAGATGGCCAACATAGGTCCTCTCTTTGTCACTCTGATGCACCGCTTCCGCCCAGGGTTGCTAGATGAGCGGCCAGTCATCTACTGCATTGTAGGCCTGGGGATCATCGCTACATTCCTGCTGGCTTTCTTCTGGAGGCACACAGTGACAATCGGGGGATCTTCGCACAGTGTGCCCCTCTTGTTGCTTagcttcctgctgtctgtggtggACTGCACCTCCTCTGTGACCTTTCTGCCTTTCATGATGCGGCTGCGTCCACAGTACCTCACCACGTACTTCGTAGGTGAAGGTCTCAGTGGTCTGGTGCCTGCACTGGTGGCTCTGATTCAAGGTGTTGGTGTAGTCCACTGTCAGAATGCCACTTTGGCTGGCACAGTCAACAAAACTGCTGATAATGCCACTTTGGATGGCAGTGCAATGCTAAAAGCCGTCTATCAGCCAGCTAAATTCTCTGCGCAGgtcttctttctgttcctcAGTGCCATGATGGTTGTGTGCTTGGTAGCCTTCATCCTACTCAACCATCACCCAGCTGTGGCTCGTGAGAGAAATAATGACCTCTACTTCAGTGGTGATCTGGCCCCAGGGAAGAGAGAGCAAGGTCTGTCTCTGCACGCTCAGACTCCAGAGCAGAAGCCTATGATCAGTCCCCTGGAAGCCGTCAGGAGGGAACCCAGGAGCTCTTTTGGGAGGGGGACATATAGCAATCTCGAGGTGTTGTTCATCTTCATCTCGCTGGCTTGGGTCAATGCTCTGACCAACGCTGTGCTGCCTTCAGTCCAGTCTTACTCCTGTCTGCCTTATGGGAACAAGGCCTACCATCTAGCTGCCACCATGGCAGCTGTTGCTAACCCAGTAGCCTGCTTCATCGCCATGTTTATGCCCATTAG GTCTCTCATCTTCATGGGTTTTTTGACCATTATTGGGACTGGATTTGGGGCTTACATCATGGCCATGGCTGCTCTTAGTccctgccccctgctggtccaCAGTGCCTATGGAACTGCAGTGATA GTGCTGACCTGGATACTGTTTGTCCTGACCCTGTCCTATGTGAAGGTCATCATTGGCGTGATTCTTAGGGATGAGGGCCACAGTGCCCTCGTGTGGTGTGGGGCTGTAGTGCAGTTGGGCTCTATGGTTGGCGCTATATCCATGTTCCCATTGGTCAGTGTCTATGGACTTTTCAAGTCAGGTGATGCTTGCAACACCAAATGTCCAATGTAG